GTTAGTAGTAGTGTCTCAGTTCACACATAGCTATATCTTCCATTCTTACAATGTCACTCAATGACTGTCAAATATTTCTGAACTGAAAAAATGCAGTTACACATCAAGGAAGCATTTTTGACATATAAATTTCTTGTGCATggtaccaagagtaaataatggtcttccattatttactcttccattatcaagagtaaataatggaaaaCTTTCTTTGACGCCATTTTTGTGACACACGGGCGCCGTTTAATTATGAActgggcgcttataatttttcgGGCGCGACCTGTCTACCCTGGCCAGGTGTTGATTGGCTCATTTAGCACTTACTTTGACAAGGCGGCTCTACTTGACGTGCTCATTTTCGATGCAGTATATTagagttggatactctctcttccattatttactcttccattatttactcttgatggtACCAATGAGATTTCAATAGAAATGTGGGCTGTCCAGTCAGTCACTGTTGTGAGTATATTGCACCGCTTGAAATCACTAGACTTGTGCCAATTATACAGGCATAATTTcaaacataataggctggaaaaagcatcaagcattatgccagcataatagagcaattttcaagattttaaattaaaatacaCAATGCGTGTGCCAAAAACGTAGCAAGACATGAGCACTTATTACtgtatttcatatcaagaaattttattgtttcttggctgattattcacactttgtggaaataagattgagatactctaatagagcagtcacttacactAATACAGCAGTCGCTCAATAGCATAATGAGATATTTTCAAAACATAGTTGGCTCAAGCCTAGAAATCACTGAATTTGCTAGTATTTAAATTAAGACATACTGTACTTTGTGCCACCAGCAACACATGCCCTTTGAACTTGCAGGTGGTACAGCAGACTgaattttattaatttgtttGCGTGTCACAAGCATGTGCGAATATGTAATACTTAGTTTTAATATTTACAGCTGTTGGATTCAGGGGGAGCAGAGGATGGGAGGGGGAAGGGGGGTTGTATCCCCTGTCGAAGAGATTATGAAAAGTGTATTGCATGTGATGATTGTGTTACTTTAGTGTAGCTAGGTGTCTGGGGGCTTACCCCCCCCTCCAGGAAGTTCCTTCCAGGAAGTTTTGAGAATTAGGCTATCAAAAATTTAATTTtagagtgatttcagcagtcaCCATTACTATTTGTttactgttgtattaggatcactgttctattagggtatatcgatcttgaTACATTACGGTACCTATTTATTAATGGTAGAATGTCTgctaaaatcactctcagattcaatctcagtgGGCCTATACTCAAAATATACCCCTAGattggcatgcttcacatgtTAGTGTGCTTTGTATACTCACACACTAAGGCATGCCATCTCCTGGACAAGCTACAGTTAACACCCAATATCTCCCCTAAAAGGTGCCTACTTTGCTCCAAGGTCCTCATAATTTGTACTAACAGCCTCACTTCACACAATACAAGATTTGATAGGTTGCTATATAAATTAGCTTTAATAGCTTTGTATTTGCTATGCTACAAATGTATGACCCAGCTTTAAAAGAGGCCTCTTGGCCTGTAGTGTGAAAGCTACAAATAATATAATTGTTTCTTTTGCTGCAGATACTTAAGGAGTCAAGAAACTTTCTGAGTAGTTCCACtgagaaaaaaatgatagcATCAAAAGGTGATGGAATTTGGGGCTATTTTGGTTTATTGGGTGAGAAGACACTTGGAACACCAGATGTGAAGGAGGGAATATACTTTCGGTCTAAGTTATCTTGTTTAAAGAATTTTGATGTTTCTGATTTTGTTCTAAAGGAACCTAACAAATGGCCACACCAAGCGGACTTTCCACAATTTAGGGATACTGTTGAATCACATGATGTCGCTGTTTATGCAGCTGCGTGTGCCGTTAGCAAGTGTATTTCCAGTGGACTTGGAATGGAAAACGATTATTTCATCAAAAACACTATTTCCCAATTTGAACAGACTGGAATATTTCGTTATCACCATAACCACGATGATGTTGGGCTTGATTTTGGAATTGGACCACATTCAGATCGTGGATTTCTGGCAGTGATTGTAAATGATAATGGTAATTGAAATATAATGTTGTTTATTCTATTTTAACAGAATAACTATAAGATAATCTCTGTCTATTAGAATAACCCATTTACAATAACATCTCACCAGTTAGTGCTATTGCTAGCAAAACCGTAACACTCTGTAGTTTTATTCAGTGTACAGGAGATGCTGCAGCTGGTTGCTAATGTTCATAACATTTGCACAGTATGgatatgcagtgttgggcaagttataCTTTGTAATATTGCTACTCTTTACTTCTGGACAATGTAGTTACATATTGAAAAAGGTAACTTTATATTCATCGGTAAATGTATTAAATATTAGAATGAGTATCAAGAAAGTTTAGGTTGAGTAGGGAGCATAGAAATACACTATACCTTGTATCCTGTAAATAGTACAGTAGAGAATTGATTATCTGAACCCCAATTTTCTGAACGTTTGGTTATCCGAGTGACTGCTAAATTCGAGTATTATGTCAAAAAATGCGTATGCTTATGTTTTTTATGTAAAGCTCTGAATATAAATCaatggattttacacactattCAGTTATGCAaacatcccccccccccccccccgtatTAGTTTGACTTTCTACCTATAGCCTTGAGCCCATAATAATCAAAACCAGTGTCcaagtatagctgcaggtgtagttgacctcccttgtttcattactttttattttatGTGATTCCTGCGGCTTGAATTTAAAATTCTCTGCttacttgtttactttttgtaacaggTAATGACTGGTGTacctgcatcaaaggaaagaatgataGCGGACTTATCAAAATTAATTACATGTCTGAATGTGTGCCTcgaatatcaattactgaaaagctGTGGCCATGCATTTTGCTCCATTTTTAGCTAGTATGTTACACCTGTTACACAGGATTACAATAAAGAACAGTGCAAGTCAGACCACAAGAAGCGCTTCTGCAATCAGTTCACTCACTTCAGAATATAAGGGCATAAAGTAGGTCCATGGTGCATACATTATAGATCTCAAGACCATAACAGTAAGCCAAGGACATCAATTGATCAGTTGTTTTTGAAATTATGTAGAAATGTGCATGTGAAAATTTCAGATCACTCTGAATCCACTTCATTATTGCTACCTagttgttatgaaggaaatGTGAGGCTGGTCACCATGTTATGCAGTGCTACAATGTCATAAAATAGAACTTTTATAAAGGTAGGAAGTAAGTCACTGGTAGCAGTGGCTTGGTATGGAGGTGCTTATATAGATATGGAGATCTTTGGCTTACAGTAATGGGCAATTTCTCTACATTTCTTGTACTGTAcacattgactgctctattagagaattttaaTATTACTGATTTAAATATTCCATATTCATTACCATTAtcattattagtactttacagtgaccagcataAGTAGTTTAACTTATAGCCATGACAAGTCTTTCTTTCAGTGAAAAAAATTGTCCACAATTCTGTGAATGTTTATGGCATTGTTACCATATTTTGTATCCAAATTCACCTTTGTCGTTAAATTCAAGACAATCAAGtgacataattatttgcattttCTATGCAGGTTTATATATTTCTCTCACTGCAGCTGGTAGCCATCTCATTGGTTGAGTTGTGCATTGCATAAATTTAAGAGTAAAATATATATGATTACTTATTCTATTATAGGTGGGCTGCAAATTCAACTTCCTTCAAGTGACATTTGGGTTGACGTACCACCGGTTGACAACGCTGTTGTGATATTAGTTAATGATTATCTTGATTACATCACTAATGGGTTTTGTAAGACAAGTATTCACAGAGTGCTAAAGCCACCATCGCGTGATCGATATTCGGTCACTACATTTGTTGTACCTCACTTTAACCTGGAGATGACCCTGGACAAGATTGGTGATGGTGTTAGTGATCATGTGAGGGATATTATTAAGAAGAGGCAGTATGCAACCATAGGAGAACATGTTATTGAACAGTTTGTTCTTAGCTTAACAAAGCAATAATCCATTTATCATTACAGAGTATCTCTATATTTAAGATAATTGTTGATAATTGTTTATGTTGTATATAACAATATTATCAGGTATATTGTATTTTTGATTGATATTACTGAGACCATGCACAGGGGTAGATCCAAACTGGTAGTGGGAGGAAGTGCTAAACAGCAGCATATCCCAAATTTACATTTTCAGTTTTGTGTTCCCCCACCCCACTGTGCCGTCCAATTACCCACTcactacaggggcggatccaggacctggcagggggaggggcacaaacaggcaagttgtaggtggttagggagagccagatcctcttgctagttgctgcatttttgaagcagcaaataatacacctcttagtagtatctcactgctgatttttgtcattttggcctttgcagatggctgtgaagtctttaaagcagtttaaaaggctctgaatgtcttaaacaacagcaacacaataattatttttagaggcgcttagtgcgtacgaaggtgctggatgacaGTTTCATAACTAGGTTGACTTcagtttcaggtgaattcgtaataaatgctagtaaaatgtgcatattttcgtgagttttataagctgatcttgcCCTGGCAtgaagtttagtattttaatca
The Dysidea avara chromosome 7, odDysAvar1.4, whole genome shotgun sequence genome window above contains:
- the LOC136261773 gene encoding 1-aminocyclopropane-1-carboxylate oxidase-like, producing the protein MLAARCRPVILHKQLRQVTLVTSWSYFTRWCYSTNSTLPSQVPVIDIGAAIRGECIDSLSKEICCAANKFGAFQVVNHGIDTDKILKESRNFLSSSTEKKMIASKGDGIWGYFGLLGEKTLGTPDVKEGIYFRSKLSCLKNFDVSDFVLKEPNKWPHQADFPQFRDTVESHDVAVYAAACAVSKCISSGLGMENDYFIKNTISQFEQTGIFRYHHNHDDVGLDFGIGPHSDRGFLAVIVNDNGGLQIQLPSSDIWVDVPPVDNAVVILVNDYLDYITNGFCKTSIHRVLKPPSRDRYSVTTFVVPHFNLEMTLDKIGDGVSDHVRDIIKKRQYATIGEHVIEQFVLSLTKQ